The following is a genomic window from Bacteroidia bacterium.
GCTTCAGTTTCGCTCTGATATCGGCGGGAATAGCGTCTTTGTGCAGCATGATGGAGGTGGTTTTGTAACGCACATAGGCCTCGGATGCGTGGAAGTATCCACCATAGGGATTATTCTTTTCACCCCAGGAATTCTTCACATAGAAATACCGCCCGCCATTGACATCGCGGGACAAGCCGATGATGTGCATGCCGTGATCATCCTGCGTAGTGTAATTGTCGAAGCCCTCCTGACGGAACTGTTGCGTGATGACTTTTTCTTTCACCGGCGCGATAAAGACGCTGTCGGTTTCGCCTTTGCTCATGTCTTCCCACGCTTTATCCGGTACAATCGCCATGCCTTTTTTGTGATTGAATCCTTTTTCGCTGACATCGCTCGCCCAGGCGATGGTGAAGCCGTGCTCGATGGCATGGGTCATGGTGCGCAGCATGTCGTCCAGCGGGATGTTGTACACCAGCCCATACGACCAGTTGTCGGGGACCTCCAGCGCGAATTGCGTATAGAAGGGATGGTGAGTGAATGAGGAAAGCAGGATGTAATCCTCTGTTTTTATGCCCAACGCCTGATCGGCGTAGTTTCGCGGAGTCCAGCGCTTGCCCTGCCACTCGAATTCCTTCGGTTCGGGTCCCAGATAGCCGTCGAGTATGCCGGCGACAGATCGTTTCCATGCGGGTGTAAGTTTCCCGTTCGGGGCTTTGATCAAGGCATCCACGACGGCCCGCAGGACAGCATCCAATTCATTATGGACGTGCAGCGCTTCACCGTAGGAAAGTCCGGGGTAGACCTGGTCGGGGACTATGCCGATATCTCTGATGACATCCGCCACATCGTTGAACGCGCCGCCCGGTGCAAACGCCAGATTGCCGTGCATACGCACGAATTTTTCCGCTTTCCGCTGGTAGATATTGCGGACAATAAACATCTCCGACAGGTCGACCGGGCCTTTGCCCATGCGCAGCAGCTCCGATTCGAGCAGAGACAGTGCGGAAAAACTCCAGCACGTGGACGTGCGGTTCTGGTTTTTTACCGGGGTGGCGCCCAGTTCCTTCACCATGGTGAATTGATAGCCGGAAGTCGTGGAATCGTTGTTTCGCGCCCAGGTAACGGACGTGAGCAACAGTATCGCGAGAATGGATATGCGCAGAGGATTCATACGTCGGTTATACTTTTGGATGATGAAAAAATGGCCCGGTGTGTTGCGCGGGCAGTCCGCGTAAACAATCTACATTCGGACGTCTATATCAGACAAATACCGAACGCAGCCGCGGCGGGTGATGCAGCGGGAGCGGTATTCCATCGAGGTTGGAGTGACTTTTACACCGGCTGTCAATGCGTCATGAACACACGTTTCACATCACCTGAACGATCAATTCGCGGAGACGGGCCGTCGAATGCTTCAGCACGCGCTTCCCGCTCTGGATGATCAGAAGCTTCGGGGAAACAACAGCGTCACAGTCTGTCGAACACCGATCCGCTGCCGGGCTGGAAAAGACGGTTGTACATTCGCTCCGCATAATTGTCGGTCATCCCGGAAATGAAGTCCGCCAATACACGGACGCGCTGCGCTTCCGTGTCCGCTTCGCGTAAAAGATACCCATGCTTGCCGGAGAGCAACTCGGGTGAATCAATAAAGGCATCGAACATTTTCCGGATGATGATGCCGCCGCGATACTCAAGACTCTGGACCGCGGGTCCGTTGATGACAAGATCATAGACCGAGCGCTTGAGGGCTTCGAGAGCGAGGCGATGGTCGTGCGGCAGGGTCGCCCTCCACCGCAGGCGGGGATGTTCGAAGCGCGTATCGTGGGTCAACTCTGCCGCACCGATGAGCCGGCCGATCAGTGCCGATGCCGCCTGCTTTTTCTCATGCACTGCGTCTCGTCGGGATGCGCCGCCGCCACGTCCCATCGCAATGATGAGCGAGGCGTAGGATTTCTGCATCTCGGGATCCTGAAACTTCTCTTTCGGCAAGTAGGAAAGAATCGCTTCCGGTTCGATCAGGCGGGAAAAGAAAGCGTCCTCCACGTCGTGTGTGCCATAGGCGATATCATCGGCGAGTTCGACGACACTTGCTTCGAGCGTACTGTTGCGTGTGCGGGCGTGACGTGCTTCGCGATACTCTATTTCGGAAAGGCGCTCACGGTCACCTGATGAAAACGGAGACAGTATCCAATCCAGCAACTCCTGTTCCTCGTTATGAATACATTTTGGCGGTGCCCAGGGCTTGAATGGCGGACAGGCCGCATTGTCCGGATAGGCGAGGGGATTGACGAGATCGGCATAGATGCGCGGATACTTCAGAATGGCCTGAAGAACCGTTCGGGTGAGGTTCAAACCATGGTGTTCGCCATGGACTTCAAGGTCATCGCTGTTGAGTAAGCGAAGCGTTTGTCCGTTTCCTTCGAAGCCATTATCCCCGAGCCGTGTCCACACACAATAATTCAGAGCTTCTTCACCGCGGTGACCGAAGGGTGGGTGACCGAGATCGTGCGCGAGGCATGCGGCTTCTATGAGACTGGTGTCAATAACGCCGCCAAGTTCCTCAAACTCCGGCTTCACACTTGCCAGCGGGAAACCCGGCCATATCTGTCGATTGAGCACAGCGGTGAGCCCGCGCCCGATATTTGCGACCTCGAGCGAGTGCGTGAGACGCGTGCGGAGAAAAGCGGATTCATTGAGCGAAAAGATCTGCGTCTTCGATTGCAGGCGACGGAAGGAGAAACTGTGGATGATGCGGGCTCGGTCGCGTTCAAACGGATCGCGATGGTCGCCGGCTTTATGATGGTCGCCACCCGGACGTTCCGTGTCCGCTGCGGTGTACAATGGCGAGATATGGTAGAGTGGATGCATGATAGGTTTGGGTCGATGATATTCAACAAAGTACGAAAATTCATGTGCATGCGCGCGCGGCGGGCGGATTAGCGGTACGCAGAGGGAAGGCCGGCGTCAATCCGGGAAATCGAGAGAAATGATTGTACCTTCACGGTTGCACGTGTACGGCCCATCGGTACTGCTCGTGCGCTTCAAGGCACTTCCTGACCCATTTTCCCGCGCAGCGCATTTTCGTACTTTGCTTCATTGCCGTATACCGGACCGGCGGATACACCGCGCACCTCCGTACGATTCTCATGCTGCTGTGAAACAACGACTCCACCTTATCTTTGCGCTCCTCCTGCTCCTGTCCGCAGCCTCACGGATGAACGCGCAAACGGATGAACCCGCACCGCCGGCAGACTCCACTGTCGTACCCGCCGCAGCTCCAGTCGACTCGCTTTTCCGCACCGACGATTCGGTGTACGTTTTTCCCACAAAGGACGCGGCGGATACCATCGTCTCCTACAAGGCGCGCGATTCGGTGGTGTACATACTCGATGACAAACTCATGGATATGTACGCGGAGGCCGACATCAACTACGGCAGTACCGCAATCTCCGCCGCGCGTATCCGCATCAGTTGGGACAAGTCCACCATTCATGCTACCGGAATCAGCGACAGCGCAACGCAGGAAATCAAGGGTGCTCCGATACTGAAGGAAGGGGGAGAAACGTACAACGGCGAGGAAATGACCTACAATTTCCGCTCGAAACAGGGGTTGATTCTGAAGGGCGAAACCGCGATCGAGGACGGATTCTATCTCGGTGAGCGCATCAAACGCTCACCGGACAACGAGTACTTCGTAGGCATGGGGCGTTACACAACCTGTGATAATCCCTCCCATCGCCATTATTATTTCGGCTCGCAGCAGATGAAAGTCATCCCGGACGATGTCGTGGTCGCGCGTCCCATCACGCTGTTTATCGAAGATATTCCCCTGTTCTGGTTCCCCTTCGCTGTCATCCCCAACACCAAAGGCCGTACTTCCGGTATTCTCGTGCCCGCCTTCGGAGAGGACGGACGGCGTGGGCGCTATCTGACGAAAGGCGGCTATTATCTCTCCATCAGCGATTACTGGGATCTCGCGCTTACCGGAGACTGGTATTCCAAGGGCGGGTATTTGCTCAAGGCGGATGTGCGCTACGCTTTGCGCTATAATTTCACGGGGTCGGTGAGCGCGAGCTATGGTCGGCAGACCTTCAACATCGGCAATGTGTTCGTCCCCGACGACGAACCCGGTACGGACTGGAGTCTTCTGCTCAATCATAATCAGGACATTTCGCCGCTCTCGCGCCTTTCGATGAATCTCAATCTCCGAACCCAGGGATATTTCGATCGATACAGCAACGATCTCAACGAACTTCTGACGCAATCGGTGTATTCTTCCGCGCAGTATTCCACCTCCTGGGAGGGAACGAATCGCAGCCTGTCCATAGGCATGCAGCGCGACCAGAATACCACTACCGGAACGTCCACCATGACGCTTCCGGACATCACCTTTAATCAGTCCCAGGTATATCCGTTCCGTTCGGAGGAGGGAAGCGGCCAGGAGTGGTATGAACTCATAGGCTTTAATTACACAGGCCGGGCGGTGAATCGCATCGAGATCAAGGACTACACGGTGGATAGAGATACGATTCGCGGCAGGTTCGATCGCCGTGGCGTGGATCATAGCGTCTCTCTGATCGCGTCACCGAAGTTCGGGTATGTGACGCTCTCACCGAATTTTCGCTATCAGGAACGATGGTACGACCACCGCACCGAACGAAGTTACACACCCGGTGATTCATTGGTCCGCGGCCGCGATGTGGAGGGTTTCTTTGCGTTGCGCACGTTCTCGGCCAGTGTGTCGGCCAGTACCAAATTGTACGGGATGTTCGAGCCGAATATGTTCGGCATCCTCGGTATACGGCATACGTTGCAGCCCTCGGTGAGCTATCAGTACAATCCGGATTTCTCCAGCAGTTGGTGGGGATATCATCAGGTGTACAGGGACAGCACGGGACGTGAAGTGTTTTACGATCCCTACTCCGGCTATGATTACCGGCCCGGCGAGGTCTTCGGCGGAGTCGGCGGGGGAGAATCGCAGTCCGTCGGCATGAGTCTGAGCAATATTTTCGAGATGAAACTGCAACCGCGCGCCGACGATACCACGCAGACCCCCCGGAAATTCCAGCTCTTCACACTGAATGCCGATACGCGGTACAATTGGGTGGCGGACAGTCTCAAACTTTCGGACATCAACTTGTCGTTCAGAACCAGCATTCAGAATGTGCTCGATCTGTACGGAGGCGCGACACTTTCACCCTATGTCTTTGAGCGCAGACGGACGGAATTCGATGGCGAAGGAAGGGAGACCATCATTCCGGGCAGGAAAGTGAATCGCTTTCTCATCGATGAGGATGGAGGACTCGTACGGCTTACGAATTTTTCGCTGAATTTGTCCACGACGCTGTCCAACGAAATGTTCAAAGATGCCAATGCGGCCGCGGAGGATTCGACGAGAAAAAAGGATGATGATGTCTACAGCTTCAGCATACCCTGGAATCTCTCCCTTGGTGTGGATTATAACATCGACATGTTCGATCCCGACAATGTTTTTCGGAGAGCGGGACTTCGCGCGGGATTGTCCTTCAGCTTTACACCGAGCTGGCATGTGTCCATGAATACGTTCTACGATGTGGTGAACAAGGAACTCGGGACGCCGGAAATCAATGTGCGTAAGGATTTGCATTGCTGGGAAATGAGCTTCAATTGGCGTCCGGCCGGGTACTACAGAAGTTTCTATTTCGTCCTGCGCCTGAAAGCCCCTATGCTGCAGGATATCAAGCTCGAAAAACGCGGCAGCGATCGCGGCGTATTTTAGAACACAGAACGCAGAATACGCAGAAAAGACAGAACACGCAGAAAGAAGGCGCAAACCTTTCATATTCCATCTGCGTCTCTACCGCCTCCTGAGCATAGTCGAAGGGGCCTCTCCGCGTTACTTTCTTGCGTTCATTGCGTTAATTTCCCCTCCCCTGAATTTCCGGCAAAATTCGTATACTATAAGATGGGCCTATTAGACCACGCAATGACACAGCACGATGGTACCTGTATGACACATTGTTTCAGAATCGCACTCTTTATTTTGCTCGCGCTGCTGCTTCCCGGGATGCTTGCGGCACAGAATGATCCGAACAAAGACCGCCTCCGCGCCTCTGAAGGGGACTGGTACGGAAAGGCCGATATGCTTGTCGTGTACGACAGCATGTCGGTGGACGTACAGGAAAGCGGTTTGAGCTACGTTACCATGCACAAACTCGTGCGTGTGCTCACAGCCAAAGGAGCGCTCTCGCTGCGCAACGTGATCTATGATTATGATCCGCTCTCGGCCGATGTGGAGGTGCGTCTGGTGAGAATCTACCGTGCGGATGGCAGCGTCGAAACCGTCGGGAAAGATCGTGTGCACGACTACCCCGCGCCGGCACGCGCCATTTACTGGGGTGCCCGGCAGAAATTGGTGGATGTCGGACGGCTCGAACCCGGTGACGCGGTGGAGACCGTCGCGTTTCGCAAGGGATTCACCTACGCGCTTCTGGGTGATGGCTCCGACGATGACAGCCGTTTCATCCCGCCGATGAAAGGTCATTACTATGACATCGTGGAGTTTTGGTCATCAGTGCCAGTGACGGAAAAAGTGTATCGCATTTTCACTCCTGCGGACAAACCGTTGCAGTATGAAGTGTATAACGGCGAACTCACTTCGTATGTGCATTTTCATCCGCAGCATACGCATCGCGTCAAAGTGGCGGTGAATCCCGCCGGGAAGCAAGCGGCGACGACGGAAGATGCGTTGCATCCGACTGCCGGAATGGTCACGAAACCGGGGAAAATCACCTATGGCTGGTACAAGCGGCATATCCTGCCGCTGAAAACCGAGCCCGACATGGTTGCGGCGTCGGATGTCGCTCCCAAACTGTTGCTCTCCACGTCGCCGGACTGGTACGCCAAAGCCGTCTGGTTCCACGGGGTGAACGAGGATTTCGGCAGTTTTGCTGTCACCCCCGAGGTGCAGAAAATGACGGATAATTTGCTAAAGGGCGTGACCAACGAGCATGAAAAGATCTCCATTCTGAATCATTGGGTTGCAGAGGAAATCCGTTACTCCGGCATCTCCATGGGCGAAGGGGAGGGCTACACGCTGCACACCGGCGAAATGACCTTTTCCGACCGCTGCGGCGTGTGCAAGGACAAGGCCGGAATGCTCGTGACCATGTTGCGTGCAGCCGGCTTCGAATCCTATCCGGCAATGACCATGGCGGGCTCGCGCATCGACCGCATACCCGCCGATCAGTTCAATCACAGCGTCACGACGGTGAAACTCAGTACCGGCGAATGGATGCTGCTCGATCCGACCTGGATCCCGGGCGCGCGCGAGATGTGGTCCAGCGCCGAACAACAGCAGGAATATCTGCTCGGCATACCCGGCGGTGCGGACGTCATGTCCACACCGGTCTCACCGGCGGACAATCACTACTGGAACGCTACCAATACGGCCACCTTGCTCGCCGATGGCACGCTCGAAGGCACCATCGTCATCGAAGCGGAAGGGCAGAGCGACGCCATGCTGCGTCGGGCGTTCAGCCGCAGCTATCGCTCATCCTGGGAAGATAATTTCGTCTCGCAGTTCCTGAAAAAATTTCCGACCGCCGAGGCGAAGGTCACCGAAATGACCACTGTGGAGGATTTGTCCAAACCCTTCGCTATCCGCATGAACTACCGCATTCCCGGCTACGCAATTGTTGATGGCAAACGCCTTCTGCTCACGCCGCTCCTCGCCGACAGCCCTTTCGACGACGGCTTCAACGCCGGCGAGCTGTCCATCAACACCTCCCTGGAGACGCGTAAGTACGGTTTCCGCGCGCGTTGTTCGAAGCTCGTGCAGCTGCACGAAGTGATAACGCTGCCATCGGGGTACAGTACAGAAACGCTGCCCCAGACGGTGGAGAAGGGTGGAGCACCGGCGTCGTTCTCCTCGGTGTTTTCCAAGGAAGGCAATTCCATTCGAATGAAGGCGACGCATCGTCTTGAAAAACGCGTCTACGAAGCCGCCGACTGGCCCGATTTCCGCGCCGCGCTGCTCGCGCGCAAGGATCTCGCGAATACATCCATCACCCTTACGCGATAGGAGGAGCGACCATGAAACAGACAAGCATCACCATCGCCGCTCTGACCGCATTCGCACTCATCGTGTATGTGCGTCCTGTGCTCGCGCAGGACAATGCCGACGCCGAGTATCTCTCCATGGAGCACAGCTATGAATTGCTCGAGGACGGAAGCACGGTATACAGCTACAGCCATTCCCAGAAGTATCATACCAATTACGCCTTTACCCGCGCGTACGGTGAGTCCTTCATCATCTATGATCCCGCATGGCAGAAACTTACGGTCACCAAATCCGAGACCACCATGCGCGACGGCAAGAAGGTGTCCTCACCCTTCAACGCCTACAACGAAGTTCTTCCTGCGTACGCCGCCAACGCCGCGCCGTATCTGCATTTGCGGGAGATGGTGGTGACTCATGCCGGACTCGAGGCGGGCTGTACGGTGGATTTCAGCTATACCCTTGCCACGAAGAAGGGTTTCATACCCGGACTGTCCGGCAAGGTGCTTTTCGGAGCCCGTAGTCCGATACGTTCCCTCACCGTCAATGTGATTGTTCCCTCCGGCACGCAGCTCAGGCACGCGATGCTCCGTACCGATATCGCGCCGGAAAAGAAAAGCGAGGCGGGGAAGGACGTGTACACATGGAAAACATCAAATCTCCCGCTCTTCGATGTAGAAGCGTCTCAGCCTCCCATGGATGAGGTGCTGCCCCTTCTTCATTTCTCGTCGGCATCGTTCAACGACCTGACCAACCACATCGTATCGGATGGCAAGATGCTGCACGCATCCGTCGCAATGAACGCTCTCGTGGTGAAGCAGACGGAAAAGTCCTCTACACCGAGCGAAAAAGCACTGGCGCTGCGCAGTTGGGTTGCGGACCATGTCGCCCGCATGGCCGCTCCGCTGGCCGACATCGGCGCGCGTCCGCTGAGCGCCGCGACGACCTTCGACAAGCGCGTCGGTTCCGATCTCGATCGCGCCGTACTCCTCGCCGCGCTGTGCCGCGCGGCGAAACTCGATGCGGATGTTGTTCTGGGTTCGACCGATGCGTTCGTCGCCGTGCCTTCGGCGTACGCATTACCGCGCGCCCTGGTCATCATCCGGGATGCGTCGCTGGTTCAGGGTATCATGTTACTCGATCCGTCCAGAGCTCCGTCGGGACCAGCCGCGACCATGGCGGGTTTGGCCGCGTATCTGCCGGTATCCGCAAAGGGTGGTGAGCCGGTGCTGATGTCCCGCGCCGCCATAGCAACGCGGGTCAGCGTTACATCGGACTGGACGCTGGACAAGGACATGAAGGTACAAGGCAGAAGTCTGGTGGAAGCGGCTGGGCTGCGAAGCCATGTCTTCGACCCCACAGGAATGCAGAATGCGGTGAAAAAGGCACTGGCCTCCGCCGCGCAAGGCCTTACCGTAACCCCCTCCGAAGCGAAATCCGGCTCCGATTTCACGACATCCTGTGATGCGGAGGTCAGCGGAGAAACCGCCCTGAGCGCCGTGAACGGCATCGTTCGCTTCGCTGTACCGGTGGCACCGGGCGGCATCACGGATTTCGCATACATTCCTGCGGATCCGAAGCGGTCTACCCCTGTGCAGCTTCCCGCCGCGATGACGGAGGAATGTCGCATGACCCTGCATCTGCCAAAGGGCGTGACCTTGCTCGGCGGCGGCGGCAAGATCGAACTTCAGAACACCGTCGGCACTGTCTCGAGCGTCATCAAAGGCGATAGCCACGACATCGAAATCGCCCGTCGCATCACCTTCAACACCGATCGCGTCGCTCCCGCACAATTCGAAGATCTCAAAGCGTTGCTCAGCGCCTGGCGCGATCCGAAGCACACGACGCTGCTGCTGCGGGTGGGGGGGGAGAAGTGAGGAGTGAAGAGTGAAGAGTGAAGGGGTCGTGAAAAGGTGAAAAGGAGAAAAGGTGAAAAGGTGAAGAGTGCAATGCGGAGAATAGAGATGCCAACAGACACCGTCACCCTGAGCGCAGCACCCGCAGCAGAGTGTGGGGTGTGAGGTATGCACTTCCACGGGTGCGCAGTCGAAGGGCGGTGTTCGTCCCACTCCGTGGTCGTTGGTCGGGAACACACCATGTCATGAGCGGCGCAACGGCGCAGGAAAGGCTCGGATCAAAGGGCAAATGCGCTACTCGGCATTCCGCTGTCTCGGAATAGGGCTATGCCGTTCCCTAAGCGAAATCGAAGGCGCACCGATCCATTGCATGGATGGTATGATTCAGGTTTCATGCAACTTGACGTGCCTGAATCATCATGTTTGAAAAAGATACTGAATAAAACCTCCTCCTCCCCCCTCTCTTCCAAAAGAGGGGGCGAGGGGTCGCAGATCGTAGGTCGTAGACTCGCCGCGGCGAGGTGCGTTGATCGAGACCGCGCTATGGCTACGGCAAACTGGTGGGTTTATGAAACACGTCGGACTCAAGCCGATACTAAAAGATGTCGTGATCGTCGCGCGGCGATACTCATGAAATGTGATGCTCCGAAGCTATGAACACCGAGAAATCCGAACGCCGCCCTTCGACTCCGTGCCCGTCCAGGTACGTGCATGAAGCGCACATTCTGCGGCGGGCACTCCGCTCAGGGTGACGGCGTTGATAATCATCAAGCCACAAGCCACAATCGTACTTCCCTAAATCGTAATTCGCAAATTAAAAATCGTAAACCCATAATGCCCCGTATCAACATCGACATCCCCGCGCATCTTCCGTTTTTCACCACGATGGCGGTGCGCATCGGAGACGTCAACTATGGTGGCCACCTTGGCAATGACGCGGTGCTGTCCATCGCACACGAAGCGAGGGTGCGTTTTCTTGCCTCGATGGGATACACGGAGCATGACATCGAAGGCGTTTCCATCATCATGAGCGATGCGGCGGTCGTGTATCGCGGCGAGGCGCATTATGGCGACGAGCTGGAAATCGGCGTGGGAGCCGGAAACTTTTCGGGCAGCGGCTTCGACCTGCTGTACCGCGTCACAAGGGAGGCCGACGGCAAGGAAATAGCGCTGGTAAAAACCGGCATCGTGTTTTTCGATTACGTGAAAAAGAAGCCGCAACGAGTGCCCGCGCGTTTTCGCGAGCGCTTCGAGGCGGGAAAGGAATGACATGGAGTATCTCGCTCTTGCCGTACTGTGTTCCGTAGGCATCGCGACCATCATCAAGTATGCGGGTATCAAGGGCTATCCGTCCTTCGTGCTTTTTGCGACGAATTACCTCGTCGCGACCATCGGTGCGCTGATCGGATCGGGAGGGAAGGTGGCGCCGTTCAGCGATCCGCCGCTGCTGCTGCTGACGGTATTTCTCGGCGGACTGTTCATCTGGTGTTTCTGGATATTGATGATGGCAGTGAAAAAGCTCGGCATGGTTCTGCCCGTCACGCTGATGCGCATTTCGGCCGTCATTCCCACGCTGGCTTCCATCGTGCTGTTCGGCGAGGCGCCGATGCTCATGCAAATCATCGGCATTGCATTGGCCTTTATCGCGCTGCCTCTCGCGGCGAGAGGCCCGGTGACGAAGGACGATATACAGACCCTGTTCGGCAGTGGTTTTGGTTGGGGACTGGTGCTGTTCTTTTCCTACGGGTTGACGGATTTCATGTTCAAGTTGCAAAAGGAGCATTTCCCGGTCGGCAATCTCTACGAAGTTCTTGTCGTCATTTTCGGTACGGCCTTCGTCATCGGAACCGTCACGATGCTCGTCCGGAAAGAGAAAATCTCCGCGCCGGTGCTGCTCAGCGGCGTGCTCCTGGGAATTCTGAACATGTTCGCGGCGTATTTCTTCATGAGCGCCATCGCGGTACTCCCGGGTGTTGTGGTGTTTCCTGCAAACGGTATAGGCGTTATCTTATTGTCAACGGTGGTCGGCGTGCTTTTGTGGAAAGAGAAACTCGCCGTACGAAACTACATTGCACTCGCCCTCGCCGTCACCGCGTTGCTGTTCCTCTCATAATTCCGTGTGTCGTGCATGATACGATAGACATAACTGTCGTTCTCCCGGTATTCAATGCCGAAGCCACAGTGCTTTCGGCCGTTGACAGTCTGGACGTACGCCCGGGCGACAGCACCGAGGTGCTCGTCGTTGACGATGGGTCCACGGATGGGACTGCGGAGCTGCTGGATGAAGCGGCTGCCGCGCGGCCGTGGATGCGGGTAGAGCACACATCGCATCAGGGACTGGTGCATGCGCTGCATGTCGGGCTCGGGGCCGCGCGTGGTTCTTACATCGCGCGCATGGATGCCGACGACGTAAGTCTGCCCGGCCGACTGTTGTGGCAGAAGGATTACCTCGATGCGCATCCCGAGATCGGCGTTGTCAGCGGGCAGGTCCGTTTCGGTGGCGATACCGAGGCCTCGCGTGGATATGCACTGCATGTGGATTGGCTCAACGCCTTACACACACCGGAAGATATTTCACTCTCACGTTTCATCGAGGCACCGGTGGCGCATCCCTCTGTCATGTTTCGTCGCAGGTTGGTGGAAACGCATGGTGGTTACACGAAGGGCGAATACCCGGAAGACTACGAACTGTGGTTGAGCTGGATGGATGCCGGAGTGCGCTTCGGCAAGGTGGATGCACCGGTCTTATTGTGGAATGACTCCCCGACTCGGTTATCCCGCACGGACAGCCGCTACTCCTCGGAGGCGTTTTACGCCATCAAAGCGCGCTATCTCGCCCGCTGGCTGGAGCGGCATGCGCGCACCTGGCCCGAGGTGATTGTATGGGGCGCCGGTCGTGCCACACGCAAGCGCGCGGCCCTGCTCGAGCAATACGGCGCGCGCATCACCGCGTGGGTGGACATCGACACGCATAAAACAGGGCAGACCATACAAGGCGTACCGGTGATCCTGCCCACGCAGCTTCCGTCGCCGGACAGATGCTTCGTGCTCCCCTACGTGGGCAGCCGCGACGCGAGGGAGTTGATTACGGCATGGCTTGAGGAGAACGGGTACATGCTGGGGGGCTCGTATATACCTGCGGCGTAGCGAGAAGGGGATTGGACTTGCCGACGTGTCGTGAAATGCTCAACATCGCAACGCCGTTGAGGTCGATTTTGTGCCTGTGTAGCAGAACCTGGTATTGAGAAATTGGGGTGATCTCTCCCTTACATCGGGGAATTCTTTCTTGTTGCGATGAATCGCGGTTTGCGATGATGTTTGGAGTCTTTCACTACAGGCAGCGTTATCGCCTTTCCGGTGGTGCTCCGCAATGCATTATATAGTAAAGGGTTAGGGCTGTCCGACTGCGTATTCGCAAAGCGGCAGGATGTGCGTTCCCACACTCATGTCGGGGATGGAGGAGGAGTCGCCCTGTAGAAGCCCCCCACTTACGTATGGGTCGGAGGCCGCAGGCCGGAGACTCGCCGCGGCGAGGTTTGAAGAAGTGTCGTCCTGCGGACTGAGGAGTTTGTGCGGGCGTGCGTGTCCCCACACTTACGTATGGGGATGGAGGAAGTGTCGCCCTTCGGGCTGGCGTCTCTCTGGCGAGCGCGTTCGACCTCTGGCTGAAGCCCGGGGATAGAGGAAGTGGCGCCCTTCGGGCTGGCGTCTCTCTGGCGAGCGCGTTCGACCTCTGGCTGAAGCCCGGGGATAGAGGAGGTGTCGCC
Proteins encoded in this region:
- a CDS encoding anti-phage deoxyguanosine triphosphatase encodes the protein MHPLYHISPLYTAADTERPGGDHHKAGDHRDPFERDRARIIHSFSFRRLQSKTQIFSLNESAFLRTRLTHSLEVANIGRGLTAVLNRQIWPGFPLASVKPEFEELGGVIDTSLIEAACLAHDLGHPPFGHRGEEALNYCVWTRLGDNGFEGNGQTLRLLNSDDLEVHGEHHGLNLTRTVLQAILKYPRIYADLVNPLAYPDNAACPPFKPWAPPKCIHNEEQELLDWILSPFSSGDRERLSEIEYREARHARTRNSTLEASVVELADDIAYGTHDVEDAFFSRLIEPEAILSYLPKEKFQDPEMQKSYASLIIAMGRGGGASRRDAVHEKKQAASALIGRLIGAAELTHDTRFEHPRLRWRATLPHDHRLALEALKRSVYDLVINGPAVQSLEYRGGIIIRKMFDAFIDSPELLSGKHGYLLREADTEAQRVRVLADFISGMTDNYAERMYNRLFQPGSGSVFDRL
- a CDS encoding aminopeptidase, translating into MNPLRISILAILLLTSVTWARNNDSTTSGYQFTMVKELGATPVKNQNRTSTCWSFSALSLLESELLRMGKGPVDLSEMFIVRNIYQRKAEKFVRMHGNLAFAPGGAFNDVADVIRDIGIVPDQVYPGLSYGEALHVHNELDAVLRAVVDALIKAPNGKLTPAWKRSVAGILDGYLGPEPKEFEWQGKRWTPRNYADQALGIKTEDYILLSSFTHHPFYTQFALEVPDNWSYGLVYNIPLDDMLRTMTHAIEHGFTIAWASDVSEKGFNHKKGMAIVPDKAWEDMSKGETDSVFIAPVKEKVITQQFRQEGFDNYTTQDDHGMHIIGLSRDVNGGRYFYVKNSWGEKNNPYGGYFHASEAYVRYKTTSIMLHKDAIPADIRAKLKL
- a CDS encoding putative LPS assembly protein LptD, producing the protein MNAQTDEPAPPADSTVVPAAAPVDSLFRTDDSVYVFPTKDAADTIVSYKARDSVVYILDDKLMDMYAEADINYGSTAISAARIRISWDKSTIHATGISDSATQEIKGAPILKEGGETYNGEEMTYNFRSKQGLILKGETAIEDGFYLGERIKRSPDNEYFVGMGRYTTCDNPSHRHYYFGSQQMKVIPDDVVVARPITLFIEDIPLFWFPFAVIPNTKGRTSGILVPAFGEDGRRGRYLTKGGYYLSISDYWDLALTGDWYSKGGYLLKADVRYALRYNFTGSVSASYGRQTFNIGNVFVPDDEPGTDWSLLLNHNQDISPLSRLSMNLNLRTQGYFDRYSNDLNELLTQSVYSSAQYSTSWEGTNRSLSIGMQRDQNTTTGTSTMTLPDITFNQSQVYPFRSEEGSGQEWYELIGFNYTGRAVNRIEIKDYTVDRDTIRGRFDRRGVDHSVSLIASPKFGYVTLSPNFRYQERWYDHRTERSYTPGDSLVRGRDVEGFFALRTFSASVSASTKLYGMFEPNMFGILGIRHTLQPSVSYQYNPDFSSSWWGYHQVYRDSTGREVFYDPYSGYDYRPGEVFGGVGGGESQSVGMSLSNIFEMKLQPRADDTTQTPRKFQLFTLNADTRYNWVADSLKLSDINLSFRTSIQNVLDLYGGATLSPYVFERRRTEFDGEGRETIIPGRKVNRFLIDEDGGLVRLTNFSLNLSTTLSNEMFKDANAAAEDSTRKKDDDVYSFSIPWNLSLGVDYNIDMFDPDNVFRRAGLRAGLSFSFTPSWHVSMNTFYDVVNKELGTPEINVRKDLHCWEMSFNWRPAGYYRSFYFVLRLKAPMLQDIKLEKRGSDRGVF